Proteins encoded within one genomic window of Polyangium spumosum:
- a CDS encoding CDP-alcohol phosphatidyltransferase family protein, protein MKKPRRRRFSMIRDFQVADFLTLGNGFAGTGSMLATMKYVASGDVTFLRLAFALFPVALLCDFLDGRVARARREVSMLGQELDSLADLVSFGVAPAALAFGLGMRGGWDAIALVYFVACGISRLARYNATAASLADEGGKVKYYEGTPIPTSLALVALFGALASADRIGAALPGGAVMLGPWELHPLVLLFVLSGSAMISKTLRIPKP, encoded by the coding sequence ATGAAGAAGCCTCGCCGCCGCCGCTTCTCGATGATCCGTGACTTCCAGGTCGCGGATTTCTTGACACTTGGTAATGGGTTCGCGGGGACCGGGTCGATGCTGGCGACGATGAAGTACGTGGCTTCGGGCGACGTGACCTTCCTCCGCCTCGCGTTCGCGCTTTTCCCGGTCGCGCTGCTCTGCGATTTCCTCGACGGCCGCGTGGCGCGGGCCCGGCGCGAGGTCTCGATGCTCGGTCAGGAGCTCGACTCGCTCGCGGATCTCGTCTCGTTCGGCGTGGCCCCGGCCGCGCTCGCGTTCGGGCTCGGGATGCGCGGGGGCTGGGACGCGATCGCGCTCGTGTATTTCGTGGCCTGCGGGATCTCGCGGCTCGCGCGGTACAACGCGACGGCGGCCTCGCTCGCGGACGAAGGCGGGAAGGTCAAGTATTACGAAGGGACGCCGATCCCGACGAGCCTCGCGCTCGTGGCGCTGTTCGGCGCGCTCGCGTCGGCCGATCGTATCGGCGCGGCGCTGCCGGGCGGGGCCGTCATGCTCGGGCCGTGGGAGCTGCACCCGCTCGTCCTGCTCTTCGTGTTGAGCGGCAGCGCGATGATATCGAAGACGCTGCGCATCCCGAAGCCCTGA
- a CDS encoding DNA adenine methylase, with protein MLERAIRPLHTPSAVPLPSVRPGPLKARGKPRPDIREIEPGTAKPFIKWVGGKRQLLHELDPRIPSRFNTYHEPFVGGGALFFHLLPERAELSDTNERLVRTYIGVRDAVEDVIGLLASYPHDRDFFMKLRASDIDTKTDVEVAAWFIYLNRTGFNGLYRVNRQNQYNVPFGDYQNPTICDAENLRACARALKHATIRHASFEDVASRARAGDFVYFDPPYVPLSASSSFTSYTSGGFGMREQQRLRDVARELKERGVRVLLSNSSAPEVYSLYGDGFELAAVGASRAINCKAAGRGRIQELIIR; from the coding sequence ATGCTCGAGCGCGCGATTCGACCGCTCCACACCCCGTCCGCAGTTCCCCTCCCGTCCGTCCGCCCCGGGCCCCTCAAGGCCCGTGGAAAGCCGCGTCCGGACATTCGCGAGATCGAGCCGGGGACGGCGAAACCCTTCATCAAGTGGGTCGGCGGCAAGAGGCAGCTCCTCCACGAGCTCGATCCGCGTATTCCGTCGCGCTTCAATACGTATCACGAGCCCTTCGTCGGGGGCGGCGCGCTGTTCTTCCACCTCCTGCCCGAGCGCGCCGAGCTCAGCGATACGAACGAGCGGCTCGTCCGCACGTACATCGGCGTGCGCGACGCCGTCGAGGACGTCATCGGCCTGCTCGCGTCCTACCCGCACGACCGCGATTTCTTCATGAAATTGCGCGCGAGCGACATCGACACGAAGACGGACGTGGAGGTGGCCGCCTGGTTCATTTACCTGAACCGCACCGGGTTCAACGGGCTCTACCGGGTGAACCGGCAAAACCAGTACAACGTGCCGTTCGGCGATTACCAGAACCCCACGATCTGCGACGCGGAGAACCTCCGCGCCTGCGCGCGGGCCCTGAAGCACGCCACGATCCGGCACGCGTCCTTCGAGGACGTCGCGTCGCGGGCGCGGGCAGGGGATTTCGTGTATTTCGATCCGCCGTACGTGCCGCTCTCGGCCTCGTCGAGCTTCACGTCGTACACGAGCGGCGGGTTCGGGATGCGCGAGCAGCAGAGGCTCCGGGACGTGGCGCGCGAGCTGAAGGAGCGCGGCGTGCGGGTGCTCCTGTCGAACTCGTCGGCGCCCGAGGTGTATTCGCTCTACGGGGACGGCTTCGAGCTCGCCGCCGTGGGCGCGTCGCGGGCCATCAACTGCAAGGCCGCCGGGCGCGGACGGATTCAAGAGCTCATCATCCGGTAA
- a CDS encoding class I SAM-dependent methyltransferase, with the protein MRAVLPHHRPGTLVLSASAWETIEALVAGEGVTDEAFDALYPDDVREHSSRFWTPVSVAARAAKLCAPEGRVRVLDVGAGVGKFCLVGALVTESIFVGVEHRQKLVDVGREVIAAVGARGARLVHGTFEDIDFSYFDALYFYNPFEENLVAPSFQMDREVALSLERFQEDVTRIEAALSAAPPGMRVVTYQGFGGKMPPDYEIVEEDVEGTALLQLWVKQEHRPHRIPPSRR; encoded by the coding sequence ATGCGCGCCGTTCTCCCGCACCACCGTCCAGGCACCCTCGTGCTCTCCGCGTCCGCGTGGGAGACGATCGAGGCGCTCGTCGCCGGCGAAGGCGTGACCGACGAGGCGTTCGACGCGCTTTATCCCGACGACGTCCGGGAGCACTCGTCACGCTTCTGGACGCCCGTCTCCGTCGCGGCGCGGGCGGCCAAGCTCTGCGCGCCGGAGGGGCGGGTGCGCGTGCTCGACGTGGGCGCGGGGGTGGGGAAGTTTTGCCTCGTCGGCGCGCTCGTCACGGAGAGCATCTTCGTGGGCGTCGAGCACAGGCAAAAGCTCGTCGACGTGGGCCGCGAGGTGATCGCCGCCGTGGGGGCGAGGGGCGCGAGGCTCGTGCACGGGACGTTCGAAGACATCGATTTTTCGTACTTCGACGCGCTTTATTTCTACAACCCGTTCGAGGAGAACCTGGTCGCGCCGTCGTTCCAGATGGACCGCGAGGTCGCGCTCTCGCTGGAGCGGTTCCAGGAGGACGTGACGCGGATCGAGGCGGCGCTCTCCGCGGCGCCGCCCGGGATGCGGGTGGTGACGTACCAGGGGTTCGGCGGGAAGATGCCGCCCGATTACGAGATCGTGGAGGAGGACGTCGAAGGGACGGCGCTCCTCCAGCTCTGGGTGAAGCAGGAGCACCGGCCGCACCGGATCCCGCCGTCGCGGCGCTAG
- a CDS encoding diaminopimelate decarboxylase, which yields MSRWIERTRVEDASAVLRRAIAEGLFSKDTTAALFHDLGRVRARLAELAERFPEGTLHAVAIKANPVVELLRALVQAGAGLEAASFEEVRLALAAGCPASRIVFDSPAKTRDELAQALALGVRINIDNMDELDRIASSIGASEPPLVGLRVNPQVGGGSIALTSVATRSSKFGVPIERRAEILAAFEAHPFLRALHVHVGSQGMPLDRLVEGVARVFSLRDDIERRAGRGRVRAFDLGGGLPVAYRPEDEAIPLSAYVDALKGRIPGLFAGDLGLVTEFGRAIHATAGWAASRVEYVKQAGDERLAVIHLGADLLVRRAYRPDEWHHEIAVLDAEGRPKGGPTERVTLVGPLCFSGDVIAHNTVLPRIDPGDFVLLHDVGAYTLGMWSRHCSRGLPLVLGHDGDELSVLKEHETPDDVVAFWSKSR from the coding sequence ATGAGCCGCTGGATCGAGCGTACCCGCGTCGAAGACGCCTCCGCCGTGCTCCGCCGCGCCATCGCCGAGGGCCTCTTCTCGAAGGACACGACTGCCGCCCTCTTCCACGACCTCGGCCGCGTCCGCGCGCGGCTCGCCGAGCTCGCCGAGCGGTTCCCCGAGGGCACGCTGCACGCCGTCGCGATCAAGGCGAACCCCGTCGTCGAGCTCCTCCGCGCGCTCGTGCAGGCGGGCGCGGGCCTCGAGGCCGCCTCGTTCGAGGAGGTCCGCCTCGCGCTCGCGGCCGGCTGCCCGGCCTCGCGTATCGTCTTCGACTCGCCCGCGAAGACCCGGGACGAGCTCGCCCAGGCCCTCGCGCTCGGCGTCCGGATCAACATCGACAACATGGACGAGCTCGATCGAATCGCGTCCTCGATCGGCGCGTCCGAGCCGCCGCTCGTCGGCCTCCGCGTCAATCCGCAGGTCGGCGGCGGCTCCATCGCGCTCACGAGCGTCGCGACCCGCTCCTCGAAGTTCGGCGTCCCGATCGAGCGGCGGGCCGAGATCCTCGCCGCGTTCGAGGCGCACCCCTTCCTGCGCGCATTACACGTCCACGTGGGCTCGCAAGGCATGCCGCTCGATCGCCTCGTCGAGGGCGTCGCCCGCGTCTTTTCCTTGCGCGACGACATCGAGCGCCGCGCCGGCAGAGGCCGCGTCCGCGCCTTCGATCTCGGCGGCGGCTTGCCCGTCGCTTACCGGCCCGAGGACGAGGCGATCCCGCTCTCGGCCTACGTCGACGCGCTGAAGGGCCGGATCCCCGGGCTCTTCGCGGGGGATCTCGGGCTCGTGACCGAGTTTGGCAGGGCCATCCACGCGACGGCCGGGTGGGCGGCGAGCCGCGTCGAATACGTCAAGCAGGCCGGGGACGAGCGGCTCGCCGTCATCCACCTCGGCGCCGATCTCCTCGTCCGCCGCGCCTATCGACCGGACGAATGGCACCACGAGATCGCGGTCCTCGACGCCGAGGGCCGCCCCAAGGGCGGGCCGACCGAGCGCGTCACCCTCGTCGGCCCGCTCTGCTTCTCGGGCGACGTCATCGCTCACAACACGGTCCTGCCGCGGATCGATCCGGGTGATTTCGTCCTCCTCCACGACGTCGGCGCCTACACGCTCGGCATGTGGTCGCGCCATTGCAGCCGCGGCCTGCCGCTCGTGCTCGGTCATGACGGCGACGAGCTCTCCGTGCTGAAAGAACACGAGACGCCCGACGACGTCGTCGCGTTCTGGAGCAAATCCCGCTAG
- a CDS encoding FAD-binding oxidoreductase, with translation MTALPEALLAAVARDFPADFLSVDPSDLATFGRDWTKVHEPRPTAVALPRTTDEVSRLLRLCTAFQVPVVPSGGRTGLAAGAVAAQGEVVVSLSRMRRMNPVDVLGGTVRVQAGAVTEEVHRHVAEHGLTWPVDFASKGSSQVGGNIATNAGGVKVIRYGLTRQWVLGLEVVLASGEVLELGGALEKNNTGIDLRQLFIGSEGTLGIITEATLKLTRLPGKLDVLLFAVPNLAGVLSLFREARTGPFVITAYEFFTEKCMARVRRHRSVREPLSSPSEYYVLLEVERAEPEALEGWITSLFERGVVTDGTLAQHAGEAAAIWALREGISESLSATGMPHKNDIALPIQELEGFCAELESVFEARYPGWEIALFGHIGDGNLHVNVMKPDAMEKAAFLARTHEADHTMFDLVRKYRGSISAEHGIGLLKKDYLAYSRSGTEIEIMRAIKRALDPLGIMNPGKVF, from the coding sequence ATGACCGCTCTGCCCGAGGCGCTCCTCGCCGCCGTCGCCCGCGATTTCCCGGCCGATTTCCTCTCGGTGGATCCTTCCGACCTGGCCACGTTCGGCCGCGACTGGACGAAGGTGCACGAGCCGCGCCCGACCGCCGTGGCCTTGCCGCGCACGACGGACGAGGTGTCGCGCCTCCTGCGGCTCTGCACGGCGTTTCAGGTGCCCGTCGTGCCCTCGGGGGGGCGGACGGGGCTCGCGGCGGGCGCGGTGGCGGCGCAGGGCGAGGTCGTGGTGTCGCTGTCGCGGATGCGGCGGATGAACCCGGTGGACGTGCTCGGCGGGACGGTGCGCGTGCAGGCCGGCGCGGTGACGGAGGAGGTGCACCGGCACGTGGCCGAGCACGGCTTGACCTGGCCCGTGGATTTCGCCTCGAAGGGATCGAGCCAGGTGGGCGGGAACATCGCCACGAATGCGGGCGGCGTGAAGGTGATCCGCTACGGGCTGACGCGGCAGTGGGTGCTCGGGCTCGAGGTGGTGCTCGCGAGCGGAGAGGTGCTCGAGCTCGGCGGCGCGCTCGAGAAAAACAACACGGGGATCGATCTGCGGCAGCTCTTCATCGGGAGCGAGGGGACGCTCGGGATCATCACGGAGGCGACGCTGAAGCTGACGCGGCTGCCGGGCAAGCTCGACGTGCTCCTGTTCGCCGTGCCAAACCTCGCGGGCGTGCTATCGCTCTTCAGGGAGGCGCGCACGGGGCCGTTCGTGATCACGGCGTACGAGTTCTTCACGGAGAAATGCATGGCCCGCGTGCGGCGGCACCGGAGCGTGCGGGAGCCGCTCTCCTCGCCGAGCGAGTATTACGTGCTGCTCGAGGTGGAGCGGGCCGAGCCGGAGGCGCTCGAAGGGTGGATCACTTCGCTCTTCGAGCGGGGCGTGGTGACGGACGGGACGCTCGCGCAACACGCGGGCGAGGCGGCGGCGATCTGGGCCTTGCGCGAGGGGATCAGCGAGAGCCTGAGCGCGACGGGGATGCCCCACAAGAACGACATCGCGCTGCCGATCCAGGAGCTCGAAGGCTTCTGCGCGGAGCTCGAGAGCGTCTTCGAAGCACGTTATCCGGGCTGGGAGATCGCGCTCTTCGGGCACATCGGCGACGGCAACCTGCACGTGAACGTGATGAAGCCCGACGCGATGGAGAAAGCGGCGTTCCTCGCGCGCACGCACGAGGCCGATCACACGATGTTCGATCTCGTCCGCAAATACCGCGGCTCCATCTCGGCGGAGCACGGGATCGGGCTCCTCAAGAAGGATTACCTCGCGTATTCGCGATCGGGGACGGAGATCGAGATCATGCGCGCGATCAAGCGGGCGCTCGATCCGCTCGGGATCATGAACCCGGGGAAGGTGTTCTGA
- the serA gene encoding phosphoglycerate dehydrogenase, translated as MTMPAPAAQTRDTIQILLLENIHPSATETFNAFGEGRTYAITRKSGALKEDELIAALPGVQLLGIRSKTRVTARVLENAHDLLSVGCFCIGTNQVDLVAANARGVPVFNAPFSNTRSVAELMISEIIALARQLGDRSREVHDGVWKKVAAQCYEVRGKVLGIVGYGHIGRQLGVLAEAVGMRVFYHDIAARLPMGNNRSVPSLATLLAESDFVSLHVPETPETRKMIGAAELAKMRKGAYLLNASRGTVVDIPALVAALKDGHLAGAAIDVYPEEPESNTDKFKTELQNLPNVLLTPHIGGSTEEAQEAIGREVAAVLSKFAAMGATTGSVNFPQVELPPVKGTHRILNVHRNEPGVLRDVNRVVADLNANIDTQFLATEGAIGYLIMDLEQDVSAEVSRRIQALPSNIRTRVVY; from the coding sequence ATGACCATGCCTGCCCCGGCGGCCCAGACCCGCGACACCATCCAGATCCTGCTGCTCGAGAACATCCACCCGAGCGCCACCGAGACGTTCAACGCCTTCGGCGAGGGCCGCACCTACGCCATCACGCGGAAGAGCGGCGCGCTCAAGGAGGACGAGCTCATCGCGGCCCTCCCGGGCGTCCAGCTCCTCGGCATCCGCAGCAAGACCCGGGTCACGGCCCGTGTGCTCGAAAACGCTCACGACCTGCTCTCCGTCGGCTGCTTCTGCATCGGCACGAACCAGGTCGACCTCGTGGCGGCGAACGCCCGAGGCGTACCGGTCTTCAACGCGCCGTTCAGCAACACGCGCAGCGTCGCCGAGCTCATGATCTCGGAGATCATCGCGCTCGCCCGCCAGCTCGGCGATCGGTCGCGCGAGGTGCACGACGGCGTGTGGAAGAAGGTCGCGGCGCAATGTTACGAGGTCCGGGGCAAGGTCCTCGGCATCGTCGGTTACGGGCACATCGGCCGTCAGCTCGGCGTGCTCGCGGAGGCCGTCGGCATGCGCGTGTTCTACCACGACATCGCCGCGCGACTGCCGATGGGCAACAACCGCTCTGTCCCCTCGCTCGCGACCCTGCTCGCCGAGAGCGACTTCGTCTCGCTGCACGTGCCCGAAACGCCGGAGACGCGCAAGATGATCGGCGCGGCCGAGCTCGCGAAGATGCGCAAGGGCGCCTACCTGCTCAACGCGAGCCGCGGCACGGTCGTCGACATCCCGGCGCTCGTCGCGGCGCTGAAGGACGGTCATCTCGCGGGGGCGGCGATCGACGTCTACCCCGAGGAGCCCGAGTCGAACACGGACAAGTTCAAGACCGAGCTCCAGAACCTGCCGAACGTCCTGCTCACGCCGCACATCGGCGGCTCGACGGAGGAGGCGCAGGAGGCGATCGGGCGCGAGGTCGCGGCCGTGCTCAGCAAGTTCGCGGCGATGGGCGCGACGACGGGCTCGGTGAATTTCCCGCAGGTCGAGCTCCCGCCGGTGAAGGGAACGCACCGCATCCTGAACGTGCACCGCAACGAGCCCGGCGTGCTCCGCGACGTGAACCGCGTCGTCGCCGACCTCAACGCCAACATCGACACGCAGTTCCTCGCGACCGAGGGCGCGATTGGTTACCTCATCATGGACCTCGAGCAGGACGTCTCCGCCGAGGTGAGCCGCCGGATCCAGGCCTTGCCCTCGAACATTCGCACGCGCGTCGTCTACTGA